GCCCGCGACGGTATAGGGCGAGAACCAGTAATCCGCACCGGCCGTGGCGCCGGCGATGCGGCTGGTGGTGGTGTTGGAGCCGAGGGTCGCATTGCCGTCGGTGGCCTGCGAGCCGCCGAAGCCGGCCGCCCACACGCTCCAGCGCGGCCCGTAGACCTGCGCCAGCGGCGCCTTGCGATAAATGGCGGCGTAGGCCTCGCGCGCGGCACCCGTATGGTTGCGGCCAGCGGCATAGGCCAGCGCGTCGCTGTCGGCATAACCCGTCGCACCACCGGGCGATGCAAGCGGATCGCCGCGCCCGGCGACGAACGGATCGGTCAGCACGCCCATGAACAGGTTCATGGCATCGAACGTGGTCTGCTGTGCGCCAACAGGGGTCTCGCCCGAGGCTTGGGTCAGCGCATTGAGCAGCGGATTTCCCGACAGCGCGAACAGCGCGTTGAAACCGGCCGGCATGGCGCCGCCGGCGGTCAGCGCGTTGTCGATTCCCGTCGCGACATTGCGCTGGTTGATGTTGCCGCCGGACACCGCCGGCGACAGCAGGCCGGCATCGAGCGTCAGCAGTACGTCGTTGCCGACATAGCTCAGCCGGGCGTTGCGGGCGAAATTGCTGGCGGCGAGGAAGTCCGCGCCGGAGAAGCTGCCGTTCACGGTGCCCGCGGTCAGGATCGTAAAGGTCGTGGTCGCCGCCACCCGTGTCAGCGGAGCCACCACCACCTTCCCTGCGAGATTGGCGGTGGTGGTGACGATGGTCTTGTCGGCACTGCTGCCCGACACCTGCACCAGGTAGGTCGAGGCCGCGGTCAGCGTCAGGCTGCCGGTCACGGTGAGCGTGCCGATCGAATTGCCTGGCGCCAGCGTGCCGCCATTGACCAGCGTGGTGCCGACAATGCCGTTGCCGCCAAGCGTGCCGCCCGCGTTCACCGTGAGGCTCGACGCCGAGGTGAGATCGCCGTTGACGCCCAGAATGCCGCCATTGACGTTGACCGTGCCGGCATAGGTGCTGGTGCCGGTTAGCGTCCACACCGAACTGTCGATCTTGTTGAAGGTGCCGAAGCCCTGATACTGCGCGGCGGCGCCGAGCTGCGACACGTCGAACGTCGCAGCGGCGCTGCCGCCGAGCTGGAAGGTATCGCTGCCGGTGCCGAGCATGGTGCCCGAGATGACCGAGCCCGCCGCCAGCGTCAGCGTGTTGCCGGTGCCGGAAAACCGGATCGCGTTCGTGCCGCCGCTGATGGTGCCGGCGTTGAACACCGACGAGCCGCCGGCACCGCTAAAAATCCCGTACCCCAGGCCCGAGATGCTGGCGCCGGCATTGTTGGTGACTGCCACACCGGTTTGACCAGAAATAGCGTAGCCGTTGCCGGCAGCGCTGGCGGAGATGGTGCCGGAGTTGGTGACATCGGCAAAGCCGTTGGCAACAATTCCGAATCTCCCGCCGGTGATGACACCACCTGCATTATTGATCACCGTCGCGTCGCTGAAGGCACGGATGGCGGCGCTGACGGCGGAAGACGACTGAGTGGTGATGCTGCCGGAATTGGTGACGTCGACGGAGCCGGCGCTGGTAAAAATTCCGTACTGTCCACCCGCGATGCTGCCGCCGGCGGCGTTGGTCACCGTCGCGTCAGTGCTGGCGAAAATGCCGTAGGTACTCGCACCGGCAATGCTGCCGGAATTGGTGACGTTGGCAAAGCCGCTGCTGGCGACAATTCCGTCCGCGCCGCCGCTGATGCTGGCGCCGGCGTTGTTGGTCACCTTCGCGTCGGTGCCGGCGGCGATGCCGTAAGTGCTCGTGCCGGTGATGCTGCCGGAATTGGTGACGTCGGCAACGGCGTTGGCGGCAATTCCATACTGGCCACCCCTGATGCTGGCGCCGGCGTTGTTGATCACCGTCGCGTTGGTGCCTGACCTGATACCGTAGACGGCCGTGCCGATGATGCTGCCGGAATTGGTGATGTTGACTGAGCCACCGTCAACTCCGGCATTGGCGCCGGTGATGCTGGCGCCGGCATTGTTGGTCACCTTCGCGTCGGTGGTGGCGTCATGCCGTTGTTGCTCGTACCGGTGATGCTGCCGGAATTGGTGACGTCGGCGGAGCCGGCGGCGGCAAGAATTCCGTCCGCGCCGCTGATGCTACCGCCGGTGTTGTTGGTGACCGTTCCGGCCGCGATCCAGATGCCACCGTTGCCGGTGCCGGTGACGCTGCCGCCGCTGCTGACATTGACGGTGAGTCCGGTTTCGGTGCCGGTGCCGTAGCCGGCCGTGCCGGCACTGGTGCCGGGTGCGCCGCCGCCCTGGTCGATGGTGGTGCCGGTGCAGGTCGCCGTCACGCCGTTGGCGGACGCCGGCGTACAATCCGCGTGGGCCACCGAGGCCGTCGCAATCAGGAAGAATGCAATCAGGATGAAAAGACCGGCGGACGCTGATCCAACCGCTTGCCGCCGCAGCGACCTCAACTCTAACAGCATGCCCGCCCACCCGCTCTGCAGCGCCCGGCCTTGTTCGCAACAGGCCGGTTCACGGCTTGACCGGCGTCAGCAGCTCGGCGGCGGATGCTTCCGCGAAGCTGGCGGTCTCCAGTCGTGCAAGCTCGACACCCACCGCGCGCCCGGTGGCGACGACCTTGGCGCCATCGCGAAGCTCCCATGTGCCGTCGTCCGTCGCGATTGGTGCGAGCGGCGTGTCCAGAGGAGGGGGCGCGCGCAGCGTGACCTCGGCCCCGCCAGGAATGTGCTGGGCCAGCCGGCCGCAGACATAGCCGCCGTTGCCGGAGTGCGGAGGGCCGCAAAAGCGCTTGTCGATGATGATCTCGGTCAAAACTGCCTTCCTGTCTTGCTAGGCCACGCGCACACTATCGGATCTTGAGCACAATTCTTCCCTGAACCGTGCGATTGGCGATGGCGCGCATGGCGTCAGCGGCCTCCTCCAAACGGAGGACACGATCGATGTGCGGGCGGATGTTTCCGTCGGCCAGCAATTGCATCAGCGTGTCGTTCATGCGCGCGGCCTCGGCGGAGAATTTCTCCGCCCAGGCGCCGGCGAAGACGCCGATCATGGCATAGTTCTTCAGAAGCGGCAGGTTCATCGGGATCGAGGGAATAGCGCCACTGGTGAAGCCGATCGGCATCAGCCGGCCGCCCCAGTTCATTAGCCGGGCCATCTGCTCGAGGATCGCGCCGCCGATAGTGTCGAAGCCGATGTCGATGCCATGTCCTGACGTGATCGACTTGATGCGGTCGCGCAGATCCTCGCTGCGATAATTGATGACGTCATTGGCGCCGTAGCTGCGCACCAGCGCGGCCTTGTCGTCGGAGCCGACGCCTGCGATGACGTCCAGGCCCAGATGGCGGCCGAGGTCGACGGCGGCGAGCCCGACCCC
This portion of the Bradyrhizobium diazoefficiens genome encodes:
- a CDS encoding autotransporter outer membrane beta-barrel domain-containing protein: MTNNAGASITGANAGVDGGSVNITNSGSIIGTAVYGIRSGTNATVINNAGASIRGGQYGIAANAVADVTNSGSITGTSTYGIAAGTDAKVTNNAGASISGGADGIVASSGFANVTNSGSIAGASTYGIFASTDATVTNAAGGSIAGGQYGIFTSAGSVDVTNSGSITTQSSSAVSAAIRAFSDATVINNAGGVITGGRFGIVANGFADVTNSGTISASAAGNGYAISGQTGVAVTNNAGASISGLGYGIFSGAGGSSVFNAGTISGGTNAIRFSGTGNTLTLAAGSVISGTMLGTGSDTFQLGGSAAATFDVSQLGAAAQYQGFGTFNKIDSSVWTLTGTSTYAGTVNVNGGILGVNGDLTSASSLTVNAGGTLGGNGIVGTTLVNGGTLAPGNSIGTLTVTGSLTLTAASTYLVQVSGSSADKTIVTTTANLAGKVVVAPLTRVAATTTFTILTAGTVNGSFSGADFLAASNFARNARLSYVGNDVLLTLDAGLLSPAVSGGNINQRNVATGIDNALTAGGAMPAGFNALFALSGNPLLNALTQASGETPVGAQQTTFDAMNLFMGVLTDPFVAGRGDPLASPGGATGYADSDALAYAAGRNHTGAAREAYAAIYRKAPLAQVYGPRWSVWAAGFGGSQATDGNATLGSNTTTSRIAGATAGADYWFSPYTVAGFALAGGGTSFSVANGGTGRSDLFQAGAFVRHNSGPAYVTAALAYGWQDVTTNRTVTIAGVDQLQARFNANTWSGRLEGGYRYIAPWTGGVGLTPYAAAQFTTIDLPAYAEQVLSGANTFALSYASKSVTATRSELGLRADKSFALTDAILALRGRAAWAHDFNADRAVAATFQALPGASFVVNGAAQAHDAALTTASAEVKLANGLSLAATFEGEFSDVTRSYAGKGTMRYAW
- a CDS encoding NADPH:quinone oxidoreductase family protein — protein: MRAVQCHSFTGPQDLRLGEIAEPKPSSDEILIDVHAASVSFMDQLLVSGLYQMRPPLPFVPGTEASGVVVAIGDKVTKFAPGDRVACSSWTGGYAERMIAKESKSVRLPDGVAFEAAATVLHNYGTAYYALVERARARADETVFITGAAGGVGLAAVDLGRHLGLDVIAGVGSDDKAALVRSYGANDVINYRSEDLRDRIKSITSGHGIDIGFDTIGGAILEQMARLMNWGGRLMPIGFTSGAIPSIPMNLPLLKNYAMIGVFAGAWAEKFSAEAARMNDTLMQLLADGNIRPHIDRVLRLEEAADAMRAIANRTVQGRIVLKIR